In Kogia breviceps isolate mKogBre1 chromosome 7, mKogBre1 haplotype 1, whole genome shotgun sequence, a single window of DNA contains:
- the LOC131760291 gene encoding LOW QUALITY PROTEIN: uncharacterized protein (The sequence of the model RefSeq protein was modified relative to this genomic sequence to represent the inferred CDS: inserted 1 base in 1 codon; deleted 1 base in 1 codon; substituted 1 base at 1 genomic stop codon): MGQTMTTPLSLTLSHWTEVKSRAHNLSVEVRKGRWQALCTSEWPTFQTGWPPEGSFMLDQIRLVKSRVFNTGPHGHPDQTPYILVWEDLVLFPPPWVRPFVLSAGMSACAPARPEVLALKKTPDAEKSSEAPDSQKAIYPDLQSDLLLLDPPPPPYPPALDPIPPPDSPVPAPQPSAPIGPPVVAKGGGPSAGTRSRRAISPDSTALPLREYGPPDNHGNRPLQYWPFSSADLYNWKMHNPTFSENPQALTALIESLVFSHQPTWDDCQQLLQTLLTTEERQRVLLEARKNVLGTNGQPTQLPNEIDAGFPLVRPNWDFNTPEGKEHLKMYRQALVAGLHGAARRPTNLAKVREVTQGPQELPTVFLERLMEAFRRFTPYDPTSEEHKATIAMAFIDQAAPDIRKKLQRLDGLQGFSLQDLVKEADKVYNKRETEEEKEERRQKEQDEREERRQKEQEARELRRDKRQERNLNKILATVIGGGNIRDKGRQGGNRRQPLDKDQCAYCKEKGHWVRECPKKKDGRRPPQDKVLPLDEEDYXGGQGSSPLLEPRVTLKVEGEPVQFLVDTGAQHSVLLQPRGPLSDKRSWVQGATGNKQYSWTTRRTVDLGMGQVTHSFLVIPECPYPLLGRDLLSKVGAQIHFQPGGPTITDSQGRLLQILTMRLEDEHRIYEKPSPPQTDMQDWMTRFPQAWAETAGMGMAKYRPPVVMELKATATPVTIRQYPLSKEARDGIRPHIQRLLELGILVRCQSAWNTPLLPVKKPGTNDYRPVQDLREVNKQVTDLHPTVPNPYNLLSTLPPQHTWYTVLDLKDAFFCLRLSSLSQPYFAFEWKDPASGIAGQLTWTRLPQGFKNSPTIFDEALHQDLASYRESNPQVTLLQYVDDILLAAETREDCIKGTERLLTELETLGYRASAKKAQICQRQVSYLGYLLKGGQRWLSESRKDTVARIPAPKSPKQVREFLGTAGFCRLWIPGFAELAAPLYPLTKSGTPFTWGDKEQRAFDQIKRALLSAPALGLPDVTKPFRLYVAENKGIAKGVLTQRLGPWNRPVAYLSKKLDPVAAGWPACLKIIAAVATLVKDADKLTLGQNLTITAPHALESVIRQPPDRWLTNTRITHYQTLLLNSDRIKFTSATGLNPATLLPDPDIEGTTIIHDCQEVLAAAHGTRPDLTDQPLPDATLTWFTDGSSFLEEGKRRAGAAMVDGKEIIWAAALPQGTSAQRAELIAMTKALELAENKKVNIYTDSRYAFATAHVHGAIYQQRGLLTSAGKEIKNKEEIVALLAALVLPTKVSIIHCPGHQKGNSPLIKGNNMADRVAREVALGEIILELTNTDPETPVPTPTKGSLSPQQTKSMLQQIHRWTHLGTKKMVSLLQKAGYDTPGLTKLAEQIARECIPCQQVNSHKGNMISGKRLRGDRPGAYWEVDFTEIRPGRYGNRYLLVFIDTFSGWIEAFPTKKETANVVAKKXIGRNFPQVWSS; this comes from the exons atgggacaaactatgacgacgcctctctctcttactctaagtcactggaccgaagttaagtctagggcccatAATCTCtcggtagaagtaaggaaagggagatggcaagcgctgtgtacctctgagtggcccacatttcagacagggtggccacccgAAGGATCCTTTATGCTAGATCAGATCAGGCTAGTTAagtctagggtctttaacacaggaccccacggacacccagaccagacaccatatatcctggtctgggaagatctagttCTTTTCCCGcctccgtgggtccggccctttgttcTCTCAGCAGGCATGTCCGCATGCGCACCAGCACGGCCGGAAGTACTGGCCCTGAAAAAAACCccggacgccgagaagtcatctgaaGCCCCGGACTCACagaaggcgatatatccagacttgcagtccgatctgcttctcctcgatcccccaccaccaccttaccctccagccctagaccccataccgcctcccgattccccagTCCCAGCTCCGcaaccctccgcaccaatagggccacctgttgtggca aagggggggggtccctcggcgggcaccagaagccggagggctatttccccggattctaccgctttaccccttagagaatatggccctCCGGACAACCATGGGAATAGGCCCCTCCagtactggcccttttcctctgcagatctttataactggaagatgcataaccctactttctctgaaaacccacaggctctcactgctttaatagaatCTCTTGTTTTCTCCCATCAGCCTACCTGGGATGATTGCCAGCAGCTTCTGCAGACTCTCCTCACCACTGAGGAAAGACAAAGAGTCCTCTTAGAAGctaggaaaaatgttttaggcACAAACGGGCAGCCCACCCAGCTGCCTAATGAGATTGACGCTGGCTTCCCTCTTGTCAGACCGAACTGGGATTTTAACACTCctgaaggtaaggagcacctgaaaatgtatcgccaggctctagtggcgggtctccatggagcggccagaCGGCCCACGAATTTGGCAAAAGTAAgggaggtaactcaggggccccaggaattACCAACTGTGTTCCTAGAGCGGCTAATGGAAGCCTTCCGGCGGTTTACTCCCTATGACCCCACTTCTGAGGAACACAAGGCCACCATAGCTATGGcttttattgaccaggcggcccctgatatCAGAAAGAAGTTACAGAGACTAGATGGTCTCCAGGGTTTCTCTCTCCAGGATCTAGTCAAGGAGGCAGATAAGGTATACAATAAGAGAGAAaccgaggaagaaaaggaagaaaggagacagaaggaacaggacgagagagaggaaaggagacagaaagaacaggaagcCCGTGAGTTAAGACGGGATAAAAGACAAGAGAGAAACTTAAACAAAATCTTGGCTACCGTAATTGGAGGAGGGAACATTAGAGATAAGGGCAGACAGGGAGGCAACAGAAGGCAACCATTAGATAAAGATCAGTGTGCCTACTGCAAAGAGAAAGGACATTGGGTACGGGAGTGCCCGAAGAAAAAGGACGGGCGACGCCCGCCGCAAGACAAGGTCTTGCCCCTAGATGAAGAAGATTATTAGGGGGGTCAGGGCTCAAGCCCCCTCCTTGAGCCCAGGGTAACCTTGaaagttgagggggaaccagttcagtttttggtggatactggagctcagcactcagtcctcctgcaaccaagagggcctctctcagacaaacggtcatgggtccaaggggctacaggaaataaacaatattcttggaccacccgccggactgtagatcttggaatggggcaagtgacccactcatttctggtcatcccagaatgcccctatccgctgttggggagagacctactctccaaagtcggggcacagattcacttccagcccgggggacccaccataacggatagccagggaaggctcctccagattttaactatgagactagaagatgaacacaggatctatgagaaaccctcacctccTCAAACTGATATGCAGGACTGGATGACCAGGTttcctcaggcctgggctgagactgcggggatggggatggcaaaataccgccccccggtggtaatggaacttaaggctaccgccacaccagtaacaatccgccaataccctctgagcaaagaggctcgggacggcatccgtccgcatatacagagactgctggaattaggaatcctggtgagatgccaatcagcatggaacacacctctcctgcctgttaagaagccagggactaatgattacaggccagtacaggatctacgagaggtaaacaagcaggtaacagacttacaccccactgtgccaaatccttataacctcttgagtactctcccacctcaacatacttggtacactgtcttagatcttaaggatgctttcttttgtttgagactttcctccctcagccagccctactttgctttcgagtggaaggaccctgcctcaggaatagcaggccagctgacttggacacgcctgcctcaaggatttaaaaattctcctaccatcttcgatgaagcgctgcatcaggacctggcatcgtacagagaatctaacccccaggtaactctgcttcaatatgttgatgatattcttttagcTGCGGAAACCCGAGAGGACTGCATCAAGGGGACTGAAAGACTGCTGACGGAACTTGAAACATTGGGATACCGGGCATCAGCGAAGAAAGCCCAAATCTGtcagcgacaggtcagttacctggggtatttgctaaaaggaggacagagatggctctcagaaagcagaaaagacactgtggcccgaatacctgcccctaagagtcccaaacaggttaGAGAATTCTTGGGAACGGCTGGATTCTGcaggctatggattccggggtttgctgaactggcagcccctctgtaccccctaaccaagagcggcaccccattcacatggggtgacaaggaacaacgggcttttgaccaaattaagagagccttgctatcagccccggccctagggctacccgatgtaactaaaccttttcgtctatatgtggcagaaaacaaaggtattgcaaAGGGAGTACTGACCCAAAGGCTGGGCCCTTGGAATCGCCCTGTtgcatacctatcaaagaaattagaccctgtggcagctggctggcctgcctgtctgaaaataattgctgccgtggccacactggtaaaagatgcagataaactgactttaggacaaaatctgacaataactgCACCTCATGCACTAGAAAGTGTAATTCGCCAACCGCCTGATAGATGGCTCACCAACACCAGAATAACACATTATCAGACTCTACTCCTGAATTCGGACcgcattaaatttacttcagccacCGGGCtgaaccctgctacactgttaCCGGACCCTGACATAGAAGGCACCACCATCATTCATGACTGTCAAGAGGTGCTAGCGGCAGCGCACGGAACCAGACCAGACCTGACAGACCAGCCCCTCCCGGACGCTACCCTTACCTGGTTTACGGATGGGAGCAGCTTCCTAGAAGAAGGTAAGCGACGGGCGGGGGCTGCAATGGTAGACGGGAAAGAAATTATATGGGCTGCCGCGCTGCCGCAGGGGACCTCCGCTCAGCGGGCTGAACTAATAGCCATGACTAAAGCTTTGGAGTTggctgaaaataaaaaggttaacatcTATACGGACAGTAGGTATGCCTTCGCTACCGCTCATGTCCATGGGGCCATCTATCAACAGAGAGGGTTACTGACTTCGGcgggaaaagaaattaagaataaagaagaaatagtagccctgctggcagccctggTGCTCCCAACCAAAGTTAGCATTATTCACTGCCCTGGGCATCAAAAAGGGAATTCGCcactaataaaaggaaataatatggcCGATCGAGTGGCCCGAGAAGTGGCATTAGGAGAAATTATCCTGGAACTGACTAACACAGACCCTGAGACACCAGTGCCCACCCCAACCAAGGGGTCCTTGTCCCCCCAGCAAACAAAGTCTATGTTACAGCAAATCCATAGATGGACACATCTGGGCACTAAGAAAATGGTGTCTCTGTTACAAAAGGCGGGCTATGACACCCCTGGATTAACCAAATTGGCCGAGCAAATTGCTCGGGAATGTATTCCATGCCAACAGGTAAATTCCCACAAAGGAAACATGATAAGCGGCAAGAGGCTCAGAGGGGACAGACCCGGAGCCTACTGGGAGGTTGACTTCACTGAAATCCGCCCAGGCAGATATGGTAACAGATATCTCTTAGTTTTCATAGACACTTTTTCAGGGTGGATAGAGGCCTTCCCCACCAAGAAGGAAACAGCCAATGTAGTAGCTAAGA ATATTGGAAGAAATTTTCCCCAGGTTTGGA